The Culex pipiens pallens isolate TS chromosome 2, TS_CPP_V2, whole genome shotgun sequence DNA window cGTGGCCAAGGCCCGCGCCTCCTCGTCGGCGGAGTCATCGGACGAAGAACTTGCGGCGGTCCAACCGTGGCTGGACAAGGTGATGGAAGCCTTCATCAACATTCCGTCCGAGGACGCCAAAAAGGGCATTTCGATGTTCAAGGTGAGAAACTACCTCCAGGACAAGCACCACGTGACCAAGGCCAAGGTTCAGAAGGAAACTAATCCGGCGCTGAAGGTCGCACTGGCCCGGAAGTACATCATCAAGACGACGGCGCTGAACAACGTGTTCATGGGATCGGCCCGGCTTAATCCGGCGTACGCCATCAGCCGGCTGCGGCACAGCGAGGAAACGGAGGACGAAAAGGTCGGAGGAGCCGGCGGCCGGAAGCGCAAGGCCAGCGCCGATGAGGACGGAACCAAAAGCGTCAAGCGGCGATTTCCGTTCGGAAAGGCGCACTGAAGCTGCCCCGCGCGGAACAGCTGTGGCCTCAGAAGCTTCCTGAGCAAAGGGAAGTGTTTCGGAAGAGGCCGGGAGAAGctggatttcatttttttttgttattcgttAGTTattcctttttgttttttgtttaaaaatgaattcaaTCGATTTGATTTATCATGTGAAATGGAATCACACATTTGCTAAAACAGATCCTAAAACTTGTTAATTTattcgaaaataaataaatgctgTTAATATATATCCCAgaggcaaaaactaaaaatctgtCTTTTATTTAGGTCTCTAATCTCAAAacgataaatttaaatatataaataacaaaaacattaaTATCAGATCAGAtttctttattaaattttctgaaaacttcgcaatttatttgatatattttataatttcaaataatttcttgAATAATTTACTATCGCagatataaattattttttataatcaaagACAACAAAATAGGTTATTGAAACCTTGCATTAATGTTAAGTAAGAGGGTCAATAACAATGAACTTGTAGCAACACTAATAATCTAGCTTTCATCAGCGTAAACCTTCAAAAGGAACGCTTCCTAACCTGGAAGCTTCTGAGGTCGCTCGCCCAAATTGAATCATCCGCCCCATCCGATTAAATCCTAGCCATTTTCCCTCCCGAACCTCCCGTGGACGTCTGCTCCCCGTCAGCTTTCCGCTTCAGCCCTCCTGTTGTCCCTTCTgccgctgccgccgccgccagCACGGCCCTAGCCTCCAGCCGCACGCGACGCAGCAATTTCAGAACGAAGCTCGGATTGGGCCGGGTTGCCCAGCTCTGGGGTAACGTCTTGCGGCCGCCCACTTTGAGCAGCATCTCAGCTTCGACCGCGAACTCGATCGTGGGCAGCAAAATCTGCTCGATGGTCGCTTCCGGCACCTGGTACCGCATCCGGAGGAACGCCCTGATCTGGTCGACCCGGATGCCCCGGGCGGGGGTGGCTTCGTGGGCGTCCAGAACCATTTCCAGGAACGATGTGTCCGCATCCGGATGGATCGGAGCGGCGGCCCGCGGAACGTTAGCCACGTTGGAGGTGGACAGCGGCATCTTTGGAGTTGGAGGGTTTCCTGACATCTTTTCGAAGGAACTCTGTAGGGAATgacaagttgattttttcaacaagatGTGAGAATCCACACGGAttctttgattgaaattttaccGGAAAAATGGGAAATAATCGGGAAAATTAAATACGACGTCAACAATAAACAAATAACTCAAACTTTTCCGGACTCAAGGCTGTAGAAAGCCAtggactagaggtgggcaaaaccgctcttttatAAGGAACCGCTCATTTTAATTCGCTCatcaaaaagagccgctcttttgaacggctttttcgctctttttcaaaattaagattaagattcagattaaattttcaaaatgtcttatctgcatagaaaacccatgacggataagttgttttgaaaatttaatctagattaaaaaaaagggagcaattccatgtcaaatagggaatcggttgtaccgaaccctctccgatttcaatgaaactttccctagtaacatttttaaacttacaggttttatcatggttctggaaACCTTCATACGGCCTATatgggcttttatggcctacttaaaacctaaaatgttactagggttgtagatatgttatcctacgcttaggtaagccatttttgtgtatatggagccagtttcactcgataatgacacttgagaagggcgtgagtgttttaaatatttttgcatttcgtaattaaaatatcgctgtatctcgaagccgttgcatcgtatcaaaaaaaggtcagagacaaactataagaggaaatttgatgggccttccgaaaaaaaaaattactgaaagaaaaaaaaaaacacgccacttttatgagatttttaagtttaaaagtcaaatttgaaggtgagccacggcgtgttttctagaacaaacttatcaggaaaaaatagtcatcgctactttcaaatgtgtcttaaaggaaattttctcagctttccaatgcttctaagagcgaaatgtttcatcgggaaatatctgagatatctctattttatttttatttttgtttttcaattcctttattatttatttgaaattctaTACTACCAGTTCAGAAAACATATCAAATGATGCACTCAGCCAAAATACCTTTTACCAGCCATAAGGATACCATataaaaattttccatacattaACCATATAGATTTCATAGGAGTACTGAATGGATAATTTTTCCATAAGCAGACCTTATGAATTTAATGTAACATTTGTGTTACGTTCATAAGAAAACCttataaaactcaaattttgtgaGGCTAGCAGGTTTTTGTTCTTATATGGAAAACTTATGAATataattttctctctctttAAATTGTTACTGTATTCATTTGACTAatatttgaaagtttatttctgttaatttacaaaaaataatgcaatttgTGACATTGCTGGTCGGGGTCGTGTCGGTATGCAGCGACCGCTGGGTGTGGAGTGTCTCACGATGGCCGAACCGTTTCGGGACGAAGTCGCAAGCGTGAACCTGATCTCTGGGGAGTTCGTCCGAGTGGAGACTGTATGGAATCTTGAGGTATATTTCGCGCGGGTAGATCGGGTACTAGTCACAGTTAAAACGCTCGTGTTCGTGGATCTG harbors:
- the LOC120421169 gene encoding uncharacterized protein LOC120421169 produces the protein MSSSSDEAGSNPAPSPPAAAAPVAKARASSSAESSDEELAAVQPWLDKVMEAFINIPSEDAKKGISMFKVRNYLQDKHHVTKAKVQKETNPALKVALARKYIIKTTALNNVFMGSARLNPAYAISRLRHSEETEDEKVGGAGGRKRKASADEDGTKSVKRRFPFGKAH
- the LOC120421170 gene encoding uncharacterized protein LOC120421170, which gives rise to MSGNPPTPKMPLSTSNVANVPRAAAPIHPDADTSFLEMVLDAHEATPARGIRVDQIRAFLRMRYQVPEATIEQILLPTIEFAVEAEMLLKVGGRKTLPQSWATRPNPSFVLKLLRRVRLEARAVLAAAAAAEGTTGGLKRKADGEQTSTGGSGGKMARI